Proteins co-encoded in one Actinomadura luteofluorescens genomic window:
- a CDS encoding chromosome partitioning protein ParA has protein sequence MTAVLEPMVTARDAENVVGGRTLVAVQAVNISRLSTHPVPTVPGTLIVVAGQGPKDSNGAGKSSFIAAITALLGDEQWRFASGARAVAELLFNAELAAQGDSQWASADHGYIVGVFDYADPAEGGGPVEGDGAEEEQGETAVTVWLRVNVDAPHLEIRWRRGVYLASAPSEADRVSLADRLWASLPRSAGRRDLVAKDLSRVLYGGQVRCVSFLSTSVRSKVATNLLSQPLNEISPERIFSAIAALTGLDRELEAERKSRAEEHRERAKAAEAAERLTEWEREAASLLKTFDRRDRARDEAAAAVRRWRTRQARLLMDAAEADAAHAADQERLHREGEELAAAAKAAEKEIEQLTGGALEAQLQEAGAALADLKGQADQLGADKAVARNRLDELRRRVSALEERRREADGRDRDAARAELAEAEARRDEAQQEYGMAKGAVARAKRSLAEAEAGEGSAPAQIRALAAAGIAAVGLLDAVELAEGVRERWEAALWPYREAVVVGAGDLDAAVAALDGMPGSMIVPADGGTTLPDGVSCEPSPASFFAALEGEGTGVVVVGGFGEPVTGRVARVQAAGTAVESAEEALERARQATTDAAADVALAGRRLAGARAAAELDEVRAAMAGLRERLEELGGSESRLGPRLGAAEQTLRRLQAKADTRALEVDRLRGRRETHERERDKVRRAASELADRRAALGLDDLEKAWGGSREGAAEWLSALDDDEATWTPAEWWHTAEKHLSEALRRVFPDGPSDEDMPEEMRFLLRERAEGEGRRTDREQATFPRLVKAMESYLRQQEDYERHQRRQIEVQMSARRADLDKAQKGATEAAGAAEAHRTALTAAIRARLQRVSEEFEKLDVTYGGYGATLEFPTPEQPGDPEQEWRWRVTPKWRRSDGQRYVPYNRRANTALMDEKAVKLVCAAALASSGGGRLCLVLDELGRNLGKEHRKEAVALFRKIGETHGITVIGALQDDMEPYAIDACGQYVKLRRSSDTMPYNEPPVVVGYDEHEARVRKLADHITAARPEPAPPEPA, from the coding sequence ATGACGGCCGTCCTGGAACCGATGGTGACCGCGCGCGACGCCGAGAACGTCGTCGGCGGGCGGACCCTCGTGGCCGTGCAGGCGGTGAACATCTCGCGGCTGTCGACGCATCCGGTGCCGACCGTCCCGGGGACGCTCATCGTCGTGGCCGGGCAGGGGCCGAAGGACTCCAACGGCGCCGGCAAGTCCTCGTTCATCGCGGCCATCACCGCGCTCCTGGGCGACGAGCAGTGGCGGTTCGCGTCGGGCGCGCGTGCGGTGGCGGAGCTGCTGTTCAACGCGGAGCTGGCCGCGCAGGGCGACAGCCAGTGGGCCAGCGCCGACCACGGGTACATCGTCGGGGTCTTCGACTACGCCGATCCCGCGGAGGGCGGCGGGCCCGTGGAAGGGGACGGGGCCGAGGAGGAACAGGGCGAGACCGCCGTCACCGTGTGGCTGCGGGTGAACGTCGACGCGCCGCACCTGGAGATCCGGTGGCGGCGGGGCGTCTACCTGGCCTCCGCCCCGTCCGAGGCCGACCGGGTGTCGCTGGCCGACCGGCTGTGGGCGAGCCTGCCGCGCAGCGCCGGGCGCCGCGACCTCGTCGCGAAGGACCTGTCCCGCGTCCTGTACGGGGGGCAGGTGCGGTGCGTGTCGTTCCTGTCGACGTCGGTGCGGTCCAAGGTCGCGACGAACCTGCTGTCCCAGCCGCTGAACGAGATCAGCCCGGAGCGCATCTTCAGCGCGATCGCGGCGCTGACCGGGCTGGACCGGGAGCTGGAGGCCGAGCGCAAGTCCCGCGCGGAGGAGCACCGCGAGCGGGCCAAGGCGGCGGAGGCGGCCGAGCGGCTCACCGAGTGGGAGCGGGAGGCGGCGAGCCTGCTGAAGACGTTCGACCGCCGCGACCGGGCCCGCGACGAGGCCGCGGCGGCGGTGCGGCGCTGGCGGACGCGGCAGGCCCGGCTGCTGATGGACGCGGCCGAGGCCGACGCCGCGCACGCGGCCGACCAGGAGCGGCTGCACCGGGAGGGCGAGGAGCTGGCCGCCGCGGCCAAGGCCGCGGAGAAGGAGATCGAGCAGCTCACCGGAGGGGCGCTGGAGGCGCAGCTCCAGGAGGCGGGCGCGGCGCTCGCCGATCTGAAGGGCCAGGCCGACCAGCTCGGCGCGGACAAGGCCGTCGCCCGCAACCGCCTGGACGAGCTGCGCCGGCGCGTGTCGGCGCTGGAGGAGCGCCGCCGGGAGGCCGACGGGCGCGACCGCGACGCCGCGCGCGCCGAGCTGGCGGAGGCCGAGGCCCGCCGTGACGAGGCCCAGCAGGAGTACGGGATGGCCAAGGGCGCCGTCGCGCGCGCGAAGCGGTCCCTGGCCGAGGCGGAGGCGGGCGAGGGCAGCGCGCCCGCGCAGATCCGCGCGCTGGCCGCCGCGGGCATCGCGGCGGTCGGCCTGCTGGACGCCGTGGAGCTGGCCGAGGGCGTCCGGGAGCGCTGGGAGGCGGCCCTGTGGCCGTACCGGGAGGCCGTCGTCGTCGGCGCCGGCGATCTCGACGCGGCGGTCGCCGCCCTCGACGGCATGCCCGGTTCCATGATCGTCCCCGCGGACGGCGGCACGACGCTGCCGGACGGCGTGAGCTGCGAGCCGTCGCCGGCCTCCTTCTTCGCGGCGCTCGAAGGAGAGGGGACCGGGGTCGTGGTCGTCGGCGGGTTCGGCGAGCCCGTCACCGGACGCGTGGCCCGCGTCCAGGCGGCCGGGACGGCGGTGGAGTCCGCCGAGGAGGCGCTGGAGAGGGCGCGGCAGGCCACGACCGACGCCGCCGCCGACGTGGCGCTCGCCGGGCGGCGTCTCGCGGGCGCGCGCGCCGCGGCCGAACTGGACGAGGTCCGCGCGGCGATGGCGGGGCTGCGCGAGCGCCTGGAGGAGCTCGGCGGCAGCGAGTCCCGGCTCGGCCCGCGCCTCGGGGCGGCGGAGCAGACGCTGCGGCGGCTCCAGGCGAAGGCCGACACGCGCGCGCTGGAGGTCGACCGGCTGCGCGGCCGCAGGGAGACGCACGAGCGCGAGCGCGACAAGGTCCGCCGCGCCGCGTCCGAGCTGGCCGACAGGCGCGCCGCGCTCGGCCTGGACGACCTGGAGAAGGCGTGGGGCGGCTCCCGCGAGGGCGCCGCCGAGTGGCTGTCCGCCCTGGACGACGACGAGGCCACGTGGACGCCCGCCGAGTGGTGGCACACCGCCGAGAAGCACCTGTCGGAGGCGCTGCGGAGGGTCTTCCCCGACGGGCCGTCGGACGAGGACATGCCCGAGGAGATGCGGTTCCTGCTTCGCGAGCGCGCCGAGGGCGAGGGGCGCCGCACCGACCGCGAGCAGGCCACGTTCCCGCGCCTGGTCAAGGCGATGGAGAGCTACCTGCGCCAGCAGGAGGACTACGAGAGGCACCAGCGCCGGCAGATCGAGGTGCAGATGTCGGCCCGCCGCGCCGACCTCGACAAGGCGCAGAAGGGCGCGACGGAGGCGGCCGGAGCCGCCGAGGCGCACCGCACCGCGCTGACCGCCGCGATCCGCGCGCGCCTGCAGCGGGTCTCGGAGGAGTTCGAGAAGCTCGACGTGACGTACGGGGGGTACGGCGCGACGCTGGAGTTCCCCACGCCGGAGCAGCCGGGCGACCCCGAGCAGGAGTGGCGCTGGCGCGTCACGCCGAAGTGGCGGCGCTCGGACGGGCAGCGGTACGTCCCGTACAACCGCCGCGCCAACACCGCGCTCATGGACGAGAAGGCCGTCAAGCTGGTCTGCGCGGCCGCGCTCGCCAGCTCAGGCGGCGGCCGGCTCTGCCTCGTGCTGGACGAGCTCGGCCGCAACCTCGGCAAGGAGCACCGCAAGGAGGCCGTCGCCCTCTTCCGCAAGATCGGCGAGACGCACGGCATCACGGTGATCGGCGCGCTGCAGGACGACATGGAGCCGTACGCGATCGACGCGTGCGGCCAGTACGTGAAGCTGCGCCGCTCGTCCGACACGATGCCCTACAACGAGCCCCCGGTCGTCGTCGGCTACGACGAGCACGAGGCCCGCGTCCGCAAGCTGGCCGACCACATCACCGCGGCCCGCCCCGAACCGGCGCCGCCCGAGCCGGCGTGA
- a CDS encoding DprA-like winged helix domain-containing protein: protein MFEPVLRAYDERRRAELVAAYMAVEHAAEPVSEVRFAALREPALRRTVEEMLALAGRTLIRSEHTRWTSGYRDDVAAELAADPACVPPVRERAVLTLVLIHSVAVPRAAGLLEDDSWLSPHPTPMDELRRRTQLPVGELEASLRRLRLAGLVSQVKAGSDDAGGFVPGPQFHRLTGAARRRLQEELILAAGPDSPLAAAIRARRRGREREQGEHT from the coding sequence ATGTTCGAGCCGGTGCTGCGGGCCTACGACGAGCGGCGGCGCGCGGAGCTCGTGGCGGCCTACATGGCGGTGGAGCACGCGGCCGAGCCGGTCTCGGAGGTGCGGTTCGCGGCGCTGCGGGAGCCGGCGCTGCGCAGGACGGTCGAGGAGATGCTCGCGTTGGCCGGGCGGACCCTCATCCGGTCGGAGCACACGCGGTGGACCTCCGGCTACCGCGACGACGTCGCGGCCGAGCTGGCCGCCGACCCCGCGTGCGTCCCGCCGGTGCGGGAGCGGGCCGTCCTGACGCTCGTGCTGATCCATTCGGTGGCCGTCCCGAGGGCGGCGGGGCTGCTGGAGGACGACTCGTGGCTGTCGCCCCACCCGACGCCGATGGACGAGCTGCGCCGCCGGACGCAGCTGCCGGTCGGGGAGCTGGAGGCGTCGCTGCGGAGGCTGCGGCTGGCGGGGCTGGTGTCGCAGGTGAAGGCGGGATCGGACGACGCCGGAGGGTTCGTGCCGGGGCCGCAGTTCCACCGGCTGACCGGCGCCGCGCGCAGGCGGCTGCAAGAGGAGCTGATCCTGGCCGCCGGGCCGGACTCGCCGCTCGCGGCGGCGATCCGGGCGCGGCGCAGGGGACGGGAACGCGAGCAGGGGGAGCACACATGA